Below is a window of Synchiropus splendidus isolate RoL2022-P1 chromosome 9, RoL_Sspl_1.0, whole genome shotgun sequence DNA.
TCTACTTCCACTGCCATTACTGATGACTATAACTATCACAACGTCCACCATCATAACGTACCTCTGATGCTACTTCAGTCACTACGAACCCTTATTTCCTCCTGCTCAAGTTACCTCACGGTGTTTGGTACAACTGCCGTTGCTGCTGACTTTACTGCAGCCACATGATTTGGTTGGAATACAAAAGAAAAGAGACGCagagttttttttatgtccaaatattgctttttaagaGTACCCGATCAAATGTGGAAACTCAGGTGCTCATCATTTGCAGCGCACTGCTTTATTTTTTGATTCCAACAAGATTGCAAATTATTATAAGCGTGGTATTTGGGATTGCTAACCCCTAACTTTGGATGCTAACTATTGGATGACAACCAGACAGAAATGGCTATCAACCAACTGTGGGTTTTTGGAATAATATGGCTCCTGTACATTtaaaaactttcattttttttcatgtaaatatgtGTGAGTGcatgtaataataatgaactGAAATATATTTACATCTATAAACTGAATTAAACCATATgtatatttcaataataattcCAACCGGAGCCTGGTTTTCTGTAAACACTGCACGTTAtctgccatcttgttttctgttgtctCACCTTCGACCTTTAAGCAGGTTGATTCCTATGAAGTGAGAGTGGAGGAGGATCTGGGCGAGATTCTCTTGGTGAAAATAGAGAAGAATAAATACTGGGTGCAAGACGACTGGTACTGCAGGTACATCACGGTCAAGACCCCATCCGGAGACCACATGGAGTTCCCCTGCTTCCGCTGGATCGTCGACAACAAGGAGGTGGTGTTGCGGGATGGAAGAGGTTCGCATGGACCCGCTAAAGTTACAAAGCGCTAAGTGATCCTCCCTCATAGCCGTGGTGGTGTTTTTCAGCCCACCTTCCTCAGGACGACAAGCTCAGTCTGTTCAAGAAGCACAGGAAAGCCGAGCTGGAGATGAGGCAGAAAACTTACAGGCAGGTGCTCCTTCCTGCGAAGTGGAGGTCTGGACCTGAAGGTCCTCTCACGTCCCGACTGTGCTCTGCAGGTGGACGGAGTGGCAGCCGGGGTTCCCCTTGAGCATCGATGCCAAGGCTCACCATGATTTGCCACGGGACGTCCAGTTTGACAGTGAGAAGGGAGTGGACTTCGCCCTCAACTACACTAAAGCGTACGTCCTGGATCAGACGTTTTTTTAAACAGTCCAACATTGATGATAGTCGTGGAAGTTTCAGCTCACTCCTCAGAACCAGCACGTCCCATTCGTCTGCACTGTTAGTCCATGGACTGCACAGCATCAGACACCGTTGTGACGCAAATGTCTACTTCCAGGATCGAGAACCTGTTCGTGAACCAGTTCATGCACATGTTCCAGTCCTCCTGGGGGGACTTTGAAGATTTCCAGAAGATCTTCCAGAgaatcaaaaacacaaattcaGGTGAGTGGAATTTCTCCGCTCTGGAACATGGAAGGCATTAGTCACAGCTCTTTATTCACCTGTGAATTTTATCACCAGAGTACGTGATGAAACACTGGAGGGAGGACTTCCTGTTCGGGTATCAGTTCCTGAACGGCTGCAACCCAGTTTTAATCCGAAAATGCACCAAGATTCCTGACAAGTTTCCCGTCACTCATGAGATGGTTGCGCTCAGTCTTGAGAGGGAGTTGACTCTGGAGCAGGAAGTACAGGTGACCCACCAGGGTCAATACCACCAGGCAAGAGAGCGTGAAAATGCTATGGTAAAGTGCGCTCTTGTGCTTGCAGGCAGGTAACATCTTCATTGTGGACTATGAGGTTCTAGAGGGCGTCAGTCCAAACTGCACAGACCTGTCCACAACTCAGTACCTGGCTGCCCCCATTTGTCTTCTCTACAGGAACCTCAGGAAGAAAATCCTTCCCATTGCTATTCAGGTTTGTGTTCAGTTCAGGTGAGGCGAACCAGTCACATCACAGGCTCACACAGTCTATAGGAGTTAGCATCGCCACAGGCGACCACCCAGGACCCAACTGGGCCTGTAAAACTAACTACGTGCCAGACTAATTTGCGACCTTCACCCTCTATGCAAGGTCAAGCTCATATTTTGCTGTCAGAATAAAGAAAGTGTGCTCCCTCCATTTGTCCCCAGCTGGGTCAGAGCCCGGGTGAGGACATGCCCATCTTCCTGCCCACCGACAGCCATCACGACTGGCTCCTGGCCAAGATCTGGGTCCGCTCGGCCGACTTCCAGTACCACCAGAACATCACTCACCTGCTGCGGACTCATCTGATCACAGAGTTGTTCGCCATCGCCATGTACCGGCAGCTGCCCGCCGTCCACCCGGCCTTCAAAGTTAATCCCAGTGATACTCTGGCGCCCGATTGGTCCACGTATTCATGTCTTCTCATCTGTGCTTCCCGCAGCTGCTCATCCCTCACGTCCGCTTCACCATCGCCATCAACACCAAAGCTCGCGAGGAGCTCATCTGCGAGAGAGGGCTGTTCGACAAGGTCAGGTTGAAGCAGTGAACGCGTGTCTGTCCTCACTTTCGCTTCCCTCACTTTTTTCCCGCCTTCCTTCCTTGCCTTGCTTTATTTTCGTCAGAATTTGTTTGAGATTTGAGCAATGAACAAGcacatattttgaaattacGGCTCCAGCAAGCAAGTTTTTGGAGTAATAACTTTTCTTCTTACACAACCTCCGCACAGCGCTACATTAGTACCAAAAAGCGAACCAGTCACAGCGTCCGGGGAAAGCTTGTTCCTGATTGGCTGGTAGCCAGTGGCAACATGTCGTAGCATGTGAGGAATGACTTGTGTTGTTGTCATGTTACGCTAATATTCATTTCCCCTTTTCTGCAACGATGAAGAAAAATACCTACCAGGCTAACTGTGCTAACGCTGGTTTCTGTAACACAACCTTTCTCCCCTATAATACTCGGAAAAAAGAGGGAGAAACTACGAAAAATGTTCAGTTGAAAATATCACGTGACGCATCCATCCAGGTACTTCTCTTTCGCTAATATTCTTCCTTCTTCAATTCTGTTCTGTCCATCCTATCCCTCTTTCTTTATACCTCCAGTCCTTCCTCCTTCCCctgtttctttcttccttcGCTCATTTGTTCGTAACTAGTCTTTTTGTTATGCAGCTATGACATTTATGTTTCATCTCTTCCTCCACATATAAATCAATTCTGTTTTCCCCTTTGCTCCCTCCATCTTTCCGCTCCTGAAGGCCAATGCGACGGGTGGAGGAGGCCACATACAGCTGATCCAGAGGACCATGAAGACCCTGACCTTCAGGTCTCTGTGCTTCCCT
It encodes the following:
- the alox5a gene encoding polyunsaturated fatty acid 5-lipoxygenase isoform X1, which codes for MRDAVIVSGPAPSVGGAGRVLPSASTGPRTSPAATRARDLAEKANGPSFLAGMRSYTVTVATGGQWFAGTDDYVYVTLVGSEGCSERSLLDKALYNDFERGAQVDSYEVRVEEDLGEILLVKIEKNKYWVQDDWYCRYITVKTPSGDHMEFPCFRWIVDNKEVVLRDGRAHLPQDDKLSLFKKHRKAELEMRQKTYRWTEWQPGFPLSIDAKAHHDLPRDVQFDSEKGVDFALNYTKAIENLFVNQFMHMFQSSWGDFEDFQKIFQRIKNTNSEYVMKHWREDFLFGYQFLNGCNPVLIRKCTKIPDKFPVTHEMVALSLERELTLEQEVQAGNIFIVDYEVLEGVSPNCTDLSTTQYLAAPICLLYRNLRKKILPIAIQLGQSPGEDMPIFLPTDSHHDWLLAKIWVRSADFQYHQNITHLLRTHLITELFAIAMYRQLPAVHPAFKLLIPHVRFTIAINTKAREELICERGLFDKANATGGGGHIQLIQRTMKTLTFRSLCFPDMIKSRNMEDQEELPKYFYRDDGYKVWEATKNFVSDVMCLYYTSDEKVQQDEEIQAFVKDVCSFGMQDFDQCEFPKSLKSREELIEYLTIIIFTASAQHAAVNFGQYDWCSWIPNAPSTMRQPPPTQKGVADMRLIVDSLPDRGRSCWHLGAVWALSQYQENEIFLGTYPDEHFTEKSVKEAMEKFRKQLVDITSDIKKRNEGMKMPYFNMSPDRIPNSVAV
- the alox5a gene encoding polyunsaturated fatty acid 5-lipoxygenase isoform X2, which codes for MRDAVIVSGPAPSVGGAGRVLPSASTGPRTSPAATRARDLAEKANGPSFLAGMRSYTVTVATGGQWFAGTDDYVYVTLVGSEGCSERSLLDKALYNDFERGAVDSYEVRVEEDLGEILLVKIEKNKYWVQDDWYCRYITVKTPSGDHMEFPCFRWIVDNKEVVLRDGRAHLPQDDKLSLFKKHRKAELEMRQKTYRWTEWQPGFPLSIDAKAHHDLPRDVQFDSEKGVDFALNYTKAIENLFVNQFMHMFQSSWGDFEDFQKIFQRIKNTNSEYVMKHWREDFLFGYQFLNGCNPVLIRKCTKIPDKFPVTHEMVALSLERELTLEQEVQAGNIFIVDYEVLEGVSPNCTDLSTTQYLAAPICLLYRNLRKKILPIAIQLGQSPGEDMPIFLPTDSHHDWLLAKIWVRSADFQYHQNITHLLRTHLITELFAIAMYRQLPAVHPAFKLLIPHVRFTIAINTKAREELICERGLFDKANATGGGGHIQLIQRTMKTLTFRSLCFPDMIKSRNMEDQEELPKYFYRDDGYKVWEATKNFVSDVMCLYYTSDEKVQQDEEIQAFVKDVCSFGMQDFDQCEFPKSLKSREELIEYLTIIIFTASAQHAAVNFGQYDWCSWIPNAPSTMRQPPPTQKGVADMRLIVDSLPDRGRSCWHLGAVWALSQYQENEIFLGTYPDEHFTEKSVKEAMEKFRKQLVDITSDIKKRNEGMKMPYFNMSPDRIPNSVAV